Within Sorangiineae bacterium MSr11367, the genomic segment TGTTCACCCTGAATGTTGTCCATCCAGCCGTCGTTGCCCGCAATGGACCGAACCGAATCGGGGCCATCGCTGAACCAGTAGCGATGCCAGTGCGACGCGAACACGCGCCCGCCGATGGTCTCGTATTCGTAGAGCGCATTGCGTGCCGATAGCGGCTTGCTCTCTGCATTGATGGTCCCCTCGCACGAGAGGATCACCATGTCGTACGCCTTCAGTTGATTCGTCGTGCTCCAGAGATCCGTCGAAGGCTTGAATTCCGTGCCGCTGTCGAATCGGTCGCGCGCCTTGCTGTCGCCATTGTTTTCACCTTTGTAGAGGTGAATGCGACCTTGGCCGCCCTTGGTCGAGAACTCGCTATCGTCGATGCCCATGCGCCGCGGCAGGCACTCGATGGAGTCGGCGCCGCCGGTGGTGATGGCGATGAGGGGGATGTTGCCCTCCTTGCTGTTCTTCGGAAGGCGCGTCTGATTCTTGTCGGTGAGCGGCGTGTTCACGCACTTCCCTACCGTCGGAATTTTGATCGCGCGCCGCCACTTCCCCACTTGGATCACCAGCGGGATGTCCGCCCCGACGGGCACGCGCGGTATCTTGAACTCGCCCTTCGCGTTGGTGAGCGTCCCGGTCAGGGGCTCGCCGGAATAGAGGGACGGATCGCAGCGATCGCACGACGCCCCGGTGGTGATGGCACTAACCGGCGCATTTGGCACATATACGGCCACATTGTAGAGCGGCACCTTGCCGGCGGGGTCGTACACCACGCCGCTCACGGTTGTGTCACCACCGTTGGGGCAGTTCACCTGTTGCAAGCACAACCCGGTGCAAGGTTTGGCATCGCCGGGGCCCGCTTCGCCAAAACGAGGGTCCCCGTCGGGCGATGAGCCATCGGGGTCCTGATTTCCGGGGAACTCGGATCCATTGGAGCTTCCGCAACCGGGCCCGAGGGCCACGAGCCCGGTGGCCATGAAGACGAGAGTGACAAGCAAAGTGGAATGGGAGCGCATCGGACAAGACCTCCGCTCTCTCCATGGCCAAAAATGGCGCAATTGGTGTCACTTTGCTCGACCGAGCGCCGATTTGTGGCACAGTGAGCCACATCCGATTGCGTTACGGTGACGCGGCTCCTCATCCGGCGGAGGCACGCAGCAGCCGCTCGCGAAGGACCTCGATCGTGCGCTCCCACGCGGCGGCGGTCGCGCCTTCGCGCCAAAGAGCCGCGAGTTCGGACTCCGCGCCCACGACGGCCGCCAACGCTTCGAGCGCGCGCGCGGCGTGGCTATCGTCCGGCTGCCAATCATGCACCAGGGCCGCGACCTCCTCGGGTAGTCCCGCCGTATCCCCATCGCGCGCCGCCGCAATGAGCGAGGCCGCCGCCACCGCGGCCGAGCCATCGTCCACATCGAGGTAACCGGCGCTCGTGGCCTGCTGCAGCGCCGAATCGACCGCCGCGCTCGTGTCCTCCTCGGCCCAGCTCACCCAATCGAGTGCCGAATCGTTCTCGAACGGCCCGTATCCCCATGCACCCATGTCACATCACCCAATGATCACGCGCGGGTCAGGTTCCCTGCGCAAGAAATGTTCGAGGCGCTCGATCACCGCGACCGAACCCCAAATGAGGAACTTTTCGAGTCCTATGATATCGACCTCCATAACGCGCCGTTCTTCGTCGCTATCGATTGCCCGCCATTCGTACATGAAGATGAATCCGGTGCCGGCGACCTCCAAAAGCGAATAGGCTCATTCATCGATGCCGGAGGGGGCGCGTTTCCGACAATCGGCCATTTCCCACTTTGAATGGCATCGATCGT encodes:
- a CDS encoding DUF4259 domain-containing protein, which produces MGAWGYGPFENDSALDWVSWAEEDTSAAVDSALQQATSAGYLDVDDGSAAVAAASLIAAARDGDTAGLPEEVAALVHDWQPDDSHAARALEALAAVVGAESELAALWREGATAAAWERTIEVLRERLLRASAG
- a CDS encoding carboxypeptidase-like regulatory domain-containing protein; this encodes MATGLVALGPGCGSSNGSEFPGNQDPDGSSPDGDPRFGEAGPGDAKPCTGLCLQQVNCPNGGDTTVSGVVYDPAGKVPLYNVAVYVPNAPVSAITTGASCDRCDPSLYSGEPLTGTLTNAKGEFKIPRVPVGADIPLVIQVGKWRRAIKIPTVGKCVNTPLTDKNQTRLPKNSKEGNIPLIAITTGGADSIECLPRRMGIDDSEFSTKGGQGRIHLYKGENNGDSKARDRFDSGTEFKPSTDLWSTTNQLKAYDMVILSCEGTINAESKPLSARNALYEYETIGGRVFASHWHRYWFSDGPDSVRSIAGNDGWMDNIQGEQEQTAIVKVADNLPKVVAFADWLQNVGATQKRGELKITAARDNLNSVNHNVATEWATIPQYQQKKNDGTIVNATPAAAVQFVSYNAPVGAADDKICGRAVFTDLHVSSGARKDHAGEGKSFPDGCENADLSPQEKALEFMLFDLASCVSNDRVPPPPIVN